From Echinicola soli, a single genomic window includes:
- a CDS encoding RNA polymerase sigma factor produces MRKLIKYKEKELVALMKEGELAAFDELYYRYAPRVFGFAKSIFYDHDIAEEAVQEVFVKVWEKRDGLNEQLNFKSYLFTAVKHQVYNRIRQVKRTVGLEEMAQPVYHEVSGLDELEYKEFEQTALNLIDSLPSVQKQVFKLSRLDGVSHKEIAENLGVSVRTVEHHCYLATKFLKGQLLKQASVITLTLFILIFLNN; encoded by the coding sequence ATGAGAAAGCTAATAAAGTATAAGGAGAAGGAGTTGGTTGCTCTGATGAAGGAGGGGGAGTTGGCTGCTTTCGATGAATTGTATTATCGATATGCTCCACGTGTATTTGGGTTTGCCAAGAGTATTTTTTATGATCACGATATTGCAGAGGAGGCTGTTCAGGAGGTATTTGTGAAAGTATGGGAAAAGCGAGATGGATTAAATGAACAATTGAACTTTAAAAGTTATTTGTTTACAGCTGTCAAGCACCAAGTGTACAATAGAATAAGACAGGTGAAGCGTACTGTGGGATTAGAAGAAATGGCTCAGCCAGTCTATCACGAAGTTTCCGGTTTGGACGAATTGGAATACAAAGAATTTGAGCAAACAGCTTTGAATTTGATAGATAGTCTTCCCAGTGTACAAAAGCAGGTGTTTAAATTGAGCCGGTTGGATGGGGTCAGTCATAAGGAAATTGCCGAAAATCTAGGTGTTTCTGTCCGTACGGTAGAACATCATTGTTACTTGGCTACTAAATTCTTAAAAGGGCAACTGCTAAAACAGGCATCTGTCATCACCCTGACGTTGTTCATTTTGATTTTTTTGAACAACTAA
- a CDS encoding FecR family protein, with amino-acid sequence MEKEILLKYLSGTASQVEKAAVIDWLKTDKGKAQLESLMQEEWGKEHKGVQEDDLEKMLTGIYRRIGKATTHKKLSNRKDHNWGKVVRIAASVMLVSLLTVLLYKQLDYTTPELPEELKTYTKKARAGEKLKLRLPDKTFVILNANSTISYTSGFGKGTREVELEGEAFFEITPDKERPFMVRAGGVVVTALGTAFNTENRGGNVSVALTEGKVSVENKVEGNEESVILVPGQIASVNRNVRGELGVATFIQEDVTAWKEGKILFKSKPLGEILDDLEEWYGVDIKLTKGVNAARKVSGTFNNESLENVLKGLTFSLGFEYEINNEQVILKK; translated from the coding sequence TTGGAAAAAGAGATACTTTTAAAATATCTATCGGGCACTGCTTCCCAAGTAGAAAAAGCAGCTGTTATTGATTGGCTTAAAACAGATAAGGGAAAAGCGCAATTGGAATCCTTGATGCAAGAGGAGTGGGGAAAGGAGCATAAGGGAGTACAGGAAGATGATTTAGAAAAGATGCTCACTGGGATTTATCGACGGATCGGTAAAGCTACTACCCATAAAAAACTGTCCAACAGAAAGGACCACAATTGGGGGAAGGTAGTTAGGATAGCTGCATCCGTGATGCTTGTCTCTTTATTGACTGTTCTGCTGTATAAGCAGCTTGATTATACTACCCCTGAATTGCCCGAAGAGCTCAAGACCTATACGAAGAAAGCTAGAGCAGGAGAAAAGCTGAAGCTACGTCTGCCGGACAAGACCTTTGTGATTTTGAATGCCAACTCTACCATAAGCTATACTTCGGGATTTGGAAAAGGAACCCGTGAGGTGGAGCTGGAAGGAGAAGCATTTTTTGAAATTACCCCAGATAAGGAGCGGCCATTTATGGTGAGAGCAGGTGGGGTAGTAGTGACTGCTTTGGGTACGGCTTTTAATACAGAAAATAGGGGAGGTAATGTATCGGTGGCGCTCACAGAAGGAAAAGTAAGTGTAGAAAATAAAGTGGAGGGAAATGAGGAAAGTGTCATTTTGGTCCCTGGTCAAATAGCCTCTGTAAATCGCAACGTAAGAGGGGAATTAGGTGTCGCGACATTTATTCAGGAAGATGTTACTGCATGGAAAGAAGGAAAAATCCTCTTCAAGAGCAAACCGCTCGGCGAGATTTTGGATGATCTTGAAGAATGGTATGGCGTGGACATCAAGTTAACAAAAGGCGTGAATGCCGCTCGAAAAGTTTCGGGAACTTTTAATAACGAGAGCTTAGAAAATGTGCTGAAGGGATTGACTTTTTCCCTTGGCTTCGAATATGAAATAAATAATGAACAAGTGATACTCAAAAAATAA
- a CDS encoding TonB-dependent receptor: MKRKLLSLIKMVSKNLLYGIIIQCIFLTSLMAGEGNAQIKPLDKAFVKLEHQNRTVQSLFEDMESKTDYVFVYPDDLLSNNPSVTLEKGKKSVEEVLTEIAKSTKLKFKQVNNTVYVGKNVQNRADAVEINIVKIELVGVVTDEGGNPLPGVAIVEKGTTNGTVTDLEGKYSFSVQEGSELVISFVGYTSQTVQVGSSSQLDIVLEEDLGDLEEVVVVGYGTQKKSTLTGSVTDLRADKLAKNPTTNVKGLLVGQVPGLVTNQNPGLPGSDNVDISIRGFGSPLVIVDGVESHLDRLDPNDIESISVLKDASAAIYGARAGNGVILVTTKRGVTGKPKVSYHGYFASQKRLTFPEQVDAGSFIQLGRDGIFNTQYDPTKPDAEIPYGTTFTEENLEKYNAPGAPSYDWANATVKDGGSPLQNHNLSFRGGSENVRYYVSVGMQDQSGIFKGDYDYKKFSVTSNTDIKLSEGLDLKLNVSHINEQQDYASSSIGDIWNDLRTAQPIYPTVLPDPTKNPYSGFNARSPVTRINKDAVGYENTNKKTTAGAAELSYNLPFFKDLTVGARMNFRFRGAVREELTRFYEVYSYNPDDITEDYDGYKLEGSQGINSYTKSIFGPGNDPRSRFLYRGYARYNKEVSKHDFSALAFVEREDNIYNDLSVTRRDLLSPDIPQVSGANELTITKGTGRDVEYTRISVAGRFNYSYDEKYLFEATLRADASSKFGPKVRWGYFPSVSAGWNIAREDFLKDAAVLDQLKLRLSYSQTGVDNNLSNTSFEYLSGFEERVGNIYILNGDQVPQIQSSSLPNELVTWEETTLYNVGVDYTIFDGRVFGSFDGFYRYRDGLLRIPLEDLPGTFGAPLPAVNLDARSNRGFDASLGIRGAVGEFQYNIVAGVGYTREKYEKYQEDIDETDPVQVKFDKRAGRWVNTVFGYKSHGLFNSQAEVDEYLDTYTFEDINGSPKPGDIRYVDLTGDGVINREDRYEIGYGNDPQLTYSLQPNLTYKNFNLSMLWQGGSQFNVFVVGAFRAPFGNEQVPLKLHEEYAWFQDPANPGVGSNPNAQLPAFNRDGARTWNDTQSDFWMKDGTYIRLKTATLSYTFSQQMLSRVGLDRLTLYVSGDNIVAFNKLGIFKGNIDPEEASRPNAFNLPLLRTMSFGVQLAL, encoded by the coding sequence ATGAAAAGAAAATTACTGAGCCTAATTAAAATGGTGTCTAAGAACCTGTTATATGGTATAATTATACAATGCATATTTCTTACTTCGCTTATGGCTGGGGAGGGAAATGCACAAATCAAGCCCTTGGACAAGGCCTTTGTGAAACTGGAGCATCAAAATCGAACGGTGCAGTCCCTGTTTGAGGACATGGAGTCCAAGACTGACTATGTCTTTGTCTATCCAGATGACTTGCTAAGCAATAACCCATCCGTGACTTTGGAAAAAGGAAAAAAATCAGTAGAAGAAGTACTGACCGAAATCGCCAAATCCACTAAACTAAAATTTAAACAGGTCAACAATACCGTCTATGTTGGCAAAAATGTTCAGAACAGAGCTGATGCAGTAGAGATAAATATTGTTAAAATAGAACTGGTTGGTGTCGTCACTGATGAAGGCGGCAATCCGCTGCCAGGAGTAGCGATCGTCGAAAAAGGCACCACCAATGGCACCGTGACGGACTTGGAGGGAAAGTACAGTTTTAGTGTCCAAGAGGGAAGCGAATTGGTGATTTCTTTTGTAGGATATACGTCTCAGACGGTTCAGGTAGGAAGTAGTTCCCAGCTTGATATTGTGCTAGAGGAAGATCTTGGAGACTTGGAAGAAGTGGTGGTTGTGGGGTACGGTACCCAAAAGAAGAGTACACTCACAGGCTCCGTGACGGACTTAAGAGCTGATAAACTGGCTAAAAATCCAACGACCAATGTGAAGGGACTTTTGGTAGGACAGGTTCCGGGATTGGTAACCAATCAAAATCCAGGACTTCCGGGCTCTGATAATGTAGACATCAGTATCAGGGGATTTGGTTCTCCGTTGGTAATTGTGGATGGCGTGGAGTCTCATCTGGACCGATTGGACCCCAATGATATTGAGAGTATTTCGGTGTTGAAAGATGCCTCAGCGGCCATTTATGGTGCGCGTGCCGGAAATGGAGTCATCTTGGTAACCACTAAAAGAGGAGTCACAGGTAAGCCCAAGGTGTCCTATCATGGGTATTTTGCATCACAGAAAAGATTGACTTTCCCAGAGCAGGTAGATGCAGGTAGTTTTATCCAGCTCGGTAGGGATGGGATTTTTAACACCCAATATGACCCTACCAAACCAGATGCAGAGATTCCTTATGGTACGACATTTACTGAGGAAAACCTGGAGAAGTACAATGCTCCTGGTGCTCCTAGCTATGACTGGGCAAATGCAACTGTGAAAGATGGAGGCTCTCCTCTACAAAACCATAACCTGAGTTTTAGGGGTGGAAGTGAGAATGTAAGGTATTATGTCAGTGTAGGAATGCAAGACCAGTCAGGGATTTTTAAAGGAGATTATGACTATAAAAAGTTTTCGGTAACCAGTAATACCGATATTAAACTTTCTGAAGGCCTGGACCTGAAATTAAATGTGAGCCATATCAATGAGCAACAAGATTATGCCTCTTCAAGTATCGGGGATATATGGAATGATTTGAGGACAGCTCAGCCTATCTATCCTACGGTCTTGCCTGATCCTACGAAGAATCCCTATTCTGGATTCAATGCTCGCTCACCTGTGACTCGGATAAATAAAGACGCGGTAGGATATGAGAATACTAATAAAAAAACGACTGCTGGTGCTGCGGAATTAAGCTATAATCTTCCATTTTTTAAGGACCTAACGGTGGGAGCAAGGATGAATTTTCGGTTTAGAGGTGCGGTACGAGAGGAGCTGACCAGGTTCTACGAAGTGTACTCTTATAATCCTGATGATATCACGGAAGATTATGACGGATATAAGTTAGAAGGTTCGCAAGGGATCAATTCATATACCAAATCAATTTTTGGTCCAGGCAATGATCCGAGAAGTAGGTTCCTGTACAGAGGTTATGCAAGGTATAACAAAGAGGTTTCCAAGCATGATTTTTCTGCGCTGGCATTTGTGGAAAGGGAGGACAATATATACAATGATCTGTCGGTAACACGGAGGGACCTGCTTTCTCCTGATATTCCTCAAGTAAGCGGAGCCAATGAACTGACCATCACTAAGGGGACTGGAAGGGATGTCGAATACACCCGGATCAGTGTAGCTGGCCGATTTAATTATTCCTATGATGAAAAGTACCTGTTTGAAGCGACCTTACGGGCGGATGCGAGCTCTAAGTTTGGCCCCAAGGTAAGATGGGGCTATTTTCCTTCTGTTTCTGCGGGCTGGAATATTGCCAGGGAGGACTTTCTGAAAGATGCAGCAGTTCTGGATCAGTTGAAGTTGAGGCTTTCCTACAGTCAAACTGGCGTGGATAATAACCTGAGCAATACCTCCTTTGAATACCTGTCAGGGTTTGAAGAAAGGGTAGGGAATATCTACATCCTAAATGGTGATCAGGTTCCCCAAATTCAATCCAGTAGTTTGCCCAATGAATTGGTGACATGGGAGGAGACAACTTTATATAATGTGGGGGTAGACTATACAATATTTGACGGTAGGGTGTTTGGTAGCTTTGATGGATTTTACCGATATCGTGATGGACTGCTAAGGATTCCTCTAGAGGATTTGCCAGGGACATTTGGAGCCCCTCTTCCCGCGGTAAACCTTGATGCGAGAAGTAACAGGGGCTTTGATGCTTCACTTGGTATTAGAGGTGCTGTGGGCGAATTCCAGTACAATATCGTTGCAGGTGTGGGGTACACTCGGGAAAAATACGAAAAGTACCAAGAGGATATCGATGAGACGGATCCTGTGCAGGTGAAATTTGATAAGAGGGCCGGACGCTGGGTAAACACCGTCTTTGGCTATAAGTCTCATGGCCTTTTTAATTCACAAGCCGAAGTAGATGAATACTTGGACACGTACACTTTTGAAGATATCAATGGCAGCCCAAAACCGGGCGATATCAGGTATGTTGATCTTACAGGAGATGGTGTGATCAATAGGGAGGACCGATATGAAATCGGGTATGGAAATGACCCGCAATTGACCTATAGTCTTCAGCCTAATTTGACCTATAAAAACTTTAACCTGTCCATGCTATGGCAAGGAGGCTCTCAGTTCAATGTATTTGTGGTAGGAGCCTTCAGGGCACCGTTTGGCAATGAGCAGGTTCCGCTAAAGCTGCATGAGGAATACGCTTGGTTCCAAGACCCAGCTAACCCAGGTGTAGGAAGTAATCCCAATGCACAATTGCCCGCCTTTAATAGGGATGGAGCTAGGACTTGGAATGATACCCAATCCGATTTTTGGATGAAGGACGGCACCTATATAAGGTTAAAGACGGCTACCTTATCGTACACTTTCAGTCAGCAGATGTTGTCCCGGGTAGGCTTGGATAGGCTGACACTGTATGTGTCTGGAGACAATATAGTGGCATTTAACAAACTGGGGATTTTCAAAGGGAATATTGATCCTGAGGAGGCCTCCCGTCCAAATGCCTTTAATCTGCCTCTGTTGAGGACGATGTCCTTTGGTGTTCAATTAGCGTTGTAA
- a CDS encoding RagB/SusD family nutrient uptake outer membrane protein, which produces MKNVRYIFIPLCIFMLFSCEDELTKVPNFISEDNIFESESLTDAYLAKIYQDLRFINFGGDNGYNVAMIPAIGGEHICFADWQTPNTTYQRTYSAAAGDGPVGYYPWNNIRDANYLIENIANSSSFSQVFIDAKTAEAKYLRAHMYFEMVKRYGGVPLITDVQYVDDPEEVLYPSRSTEQEIYDFIISELDAAIPFLSTDPTGGQGRVDRWTALSLKSRAALYAASIANFGEVQLDGVVGIPNAQAENYYQMSYDASKVILESGNFSLYNAYNDKVENYINLFLDDGNSEVIFAQVFEPIVKGTGFDRLAFPAEFRGGWGCNFPVLYDIVELFDFQDGTLGTSISRDELTADNSWDIDEFFGNRDPRFRASVFYPETTFKGGLIYFHSSTLYTNSNGEKVETTSGNLDRVGEVWPAAAHPRNVRNTALLRRKNVNENLDLPNSGESGQDFAIFRLGETYLNLAEAAYYLNNRDESLNAINMLRERVGMPLYDQISEDKLRKERQVELCFETHRYWDLVRWRIAPEYLDNVRMKGLVFKYDLDEDKYIITLKNAEPETRTFGPERFYFPINQGIIADNPKWVQNPFYE; this is translated from the coding sequence ATGAAAAACGTAAGATATATATTTATACCACTTTGCATCTTCATGCTGTTTTCGTGTGAAGACGAGTTGACCAAGGTTCCGAATTTCATATCGGAGGATAATATTTTTGAGTCCGAGTCTTTGACTGATGCCTACTTGGCTAAAATCTATCAAGATTTGCGATTCATTAATTTCGGAGGTGATAATGGATATAACGTCGCCATGATCCCTGCCATAGGAGGTGAGCATATTTGCTTTGCAGATTGGCAGACCCCCAACACCACATATCAGCGGACCTATTCCGCGGCTGCGGGGGATGGGCCGGTTGGCTATTATCCTTGGAATAATATTCGTGATGCGAATTATTTAATAGAGAATATTGCGAATAGTTCCTCCTTTTCGCAAGTATTTATTGATGCCAAAACCGCTGAGGCAAAGTATCTCCGTGCCCATATGTACTTTGAAATGGTGAAACGGTACGGCGGAGTGCCCCTGATTACAGACGTGCAATATGTGGACGACCCAGAGGAAGTGCTGTATCCAAGCAGGAGTACCGAACAGGAAATCTATGATTTTATTATTTCGGAGCTGGATGCAGCCATCCCTTTTTTGAGTACTGACCCAACTGGCGGACAGGGAAGAGTGGATAGATGGACGGCATTATCGCTTAAAAGCCGAGCCGCATTGTATGCAGCGAGTATCGCCAATTTTGGTGAAGTGCAGCTGGATGGAGTGGTCGGTATACCCAATGCCCAAGCCGAAAACTATTATCAAATGAGTTATGATGCCTCCAAAGTGATTCTTGAGTCGGGTAATTTCAGCTTGTACAATGCCTATAACGATAAGGTAGAAAATTATATTAACCTGTTTCTGGATGATGGCAATAGCGAAGTGATTTTTGCCCAGGTTTTTGAGCCGATCGTGAAAGGGACGGGGTTTGATCGTTTGGCTTTTCCTGCCGAATTCCGCGGTGGCTGGGGCTGTAATTTCCCCGTGTTATATGATATAGTCGAATTGTTTGATTTTCAGGATGGCACCTTAGGGACTTCCATTTCGAGAGATGAGCTTACAGCAGATAATTCTTGGGACATAGATGAGTTTTTTGGGAATAGAGATCCGCGCTTTAGGGCATCGGTTTTTTATCCTGAAACTACTTTTAAAGGCGGCTTGATCTATTTTCACAGTAGCACATTGTATACCAATAGCAATGGAGAAAAAGTGGAAACTACCTCAGGAAATCTTGACAGGGTCGGAGAGGTATGGCCAGCTGCAGCTCACCCTAGGAACGTAAGGAATACCGCCTTGCTAAGACGAAAGAATGTAAATGAGAACTTGGATTTGCCGAATTCAGGTGAATCAGGACAGGATTTTGCGATTTTCAGGCTGGGCGAGACGTATTTGAATTTGGCAGAGGCTGCTTATTATCTCAACAATAGGGACGAATCACTCAATGCGATCAACATGCTACGTGAAAGAGTCGGAATGCCCCTTTATGATCAGATTTCTGAGGATAAATTGAGAAAGGAAAGGCAAGTGGAACTGTGTTTTGAGACACATCGGTATTGGGACTTGGTAAGATGGAGAATTGCCCCGGAATATTTGGATAATGTCAGGATGAAAGGATTGGTCTTCAAGTATGACCTGGATGAGGACAAGTATATTATTACACTAAAAAATGCCGAACCCGAGACCCGGACATTTGGTCCGGAACGGTTTTACTTTCCTATCAATCAAGGGATCATCGCAGATAATCCCAAGTGGGTCCAAAATCCATTCTACGAATAG
- a CDS encoding sulfatase family protein yields the protein MNKAYYVGVFLLLIGFSCSNKKTGVSGQEKVNTKEPNVLLIYTDDLGYGDVAKYGGQIPTPHIDELAADGMLFTNAYATAATCTPSRYAMLTGEYAWRAKGRGVAPGDASALIRPDRETLPSVMQRAGYRTGVIGKWHLGLGGDEGPDWNGALKPGPLEIGFDYSFIIPATGDRVPTVFVEDHHVVGLDPEDPIQVSYRDKVGDRPTGKEHPELLKMMWSHGHNHTIVNGVSRIGYMAGGEATLWRDEDFAQTFVDKASQFITQESDKPFFLYFATHDIHVPRLAHEKFQGTTGFGPRGDVIAQLDWTVGELMKLLKERGMEENTIVIFSSDNGPVLDDGYEDQARELIGDHKPWGTLRGGKYSAFEAGTRVPFIVKWPAQIEGGKTTDAMVSQVDLVGSFAEFLGQKYNAQQAVDTQNAWPALVGEDPKGREGLVQEALFSNLAYIRRDGYKLIPANNGPDMVPWGPVIETGFTNKDQLFDVKNDPGETKDISLTSPKIMEEMKFALQQIKDK from the coding sequence ATGAACAAGGCTTATTACGTTGGGGTATTCTTGTTGTTGATTGGTTTTTCCTGTAGCAATAAGAAGACAGGGGTCAGCGGTCAAGAAAAAGTAAATACAAAGGAGCCCAATGTCCTGTTAATATATACGGACGATTTAGGGTATGGGGATGTGGCCAAGTACGGAGGGCAGATTCCTACTCCCCATATCGATGAATTAGCTGCAGATGGCATGCTTTTTACCAATGCTTACGCTACTGCAGCCACCTGTACACCATCCAGGTACGCGATGCTCACTGGTGAATATGCTTGGAGAGCAAAAGGACGAGGAGTAGCTCCGGGAGATGCTTCTGCCCTGATCCGGCCTGACCGGGAAACTTTGCCATCGGTCATGCAGCGAGCAGGCTACAGAACTGGTGTGATCGGCAAATGGCACCTGGGCTTGGGAGGTGATGAAGGACCGGACTGGAACGGTGCATTAAAGCCAGGTCCGTTGGAAATAGGCTTTGATTATTCTTTTATCATTCCTGCTACTGGAGACAGGGTACCAACGGTCTTTGTGGAAGACCATCACGTGGTCGGCTTGGATCCTGAAGATCCGATCCAGGTAAGTTACCGAGATAAAGTAGGTGACCGACCCACTGGCAAAGAGCATCCCGAACTCCTGAAAATGATGTGGTCCCACGGGCATAATCATACGATTGTGAACGGGGTCAGCCGAATCGGCTATATGGCTGGTGGGGAAGCGACCTTGTGGAGGGATGAGGACTTTGCGCAGACTTTTGTGGACAAGGCCAGCCAGTTTATCACTCAGGAATCTGACAAGCCTTTTTTTCTTTATTTTGCCACACATGATATCCATGTGCCACGATTGGCCCATGAGAAATTCCAGGGAACTACTGGTTTTGGGCCGAGAGGCGATGTGATCGCACAGTTGGATTGGACAGTGGGTGAACTGATGAAACTCTTGAAGGAAAGAGGGATGGAAGAGAATACAATTGTCATCTTTTCCAGCGACAATGGCCCAGTGTTGGATGATGGTTACGAAGACCAGGCAAGGGAATTGATTGGAGACCATAAGCCGTGGGGAACGCTTAGAGGAGGAAAGTACAGTGCATTTGAAGCAGGGACCCGGGTACCGTTTATCGTAAAATGGCCAGCACAGATCGAGGGAGGAAAGACCACAGACGCGATGGTCAGCCAAGTGGATTTGGTAGGTTCTTTTGCTGAATTTTTGGGGCAGAAATATAATGCCCAGCAGGCGGTGGATACCCAGAATGCCTGGCCTGCCCTGGTAGGTGAAGATCCTAAAGGCAGGGAAGGGTTGGTGCAGGAAGCACTCTTCAGTAATCTGGCCTATATCCGACGCGATGGATATAAGTTGATCCCCGCAAACAATGGCCCCGACATGGTGCCATGGGGGCCTGTTATAGAGACAGGTTTTACCAATAAAGATCAGTTGTTTGATGTGAAGAATGATCCTGGAGAGACAAAGGATATCTCTTTAACATCACCCAAAATAATGGAAGAGATGAAATTCGCCTTGCAGCAGATCAAGGATAAGTAA
- a CDS encoding sulfatase family protein, translating to MHTYLKETAFVFFMLLLISCSKSEKEKNGPVPPNIIYILADDMGIGDIGAYSPNGKIKTPHLDQLSADGMRFTDAHTSSAVCTPTRYGIMTGRYNWRSTLKSGVLWGESEALIDTSRTTVPSMLKEHGYHTAYIGKWHLGWNWGRDAEGNVDFSKPVTHNPNDNGFDYAYGHAASLDIPPYVYVENGKVTALPVDSTESKDKYGWWRKGATGADFDHEDVTPNFFRRGIKYVQERAASDKPFFLYLPLPSPHTPILPTAEWQGKSGLNPYGDFVMMVDDYVGQLMAAVKEAGVEENTLVIFVTDNGCSPAAKPEELTAKGHYPSGPHRGYKADIYEGGHRVPFIAKWPKVIKAGSVNGQTICTTDLMATCAAIVGYELKDEEGEDSYSLLPLLEGNAGEEAFREATVHHSINGSFAIRKGDWKLAMCAGSGGWSHPTPKEVAIMDTLPAVQLFNLKEDPAETINLEAENPQKVEELKTLLTKYIAEGRSTPGAPQSNDGDKVWKQLWWMQ from the coding sequence ATGCATACCTATTTGAAAGAAACTGCGTTTGTATTCTTTATGTTGCTGCTGATTTCTTGCAGTAAATCTGAAAAGGAAAAAAATGGACCAGTTCCTCCCAATATTATCTATATTCTGGCGGATGATATGGGAATTGGTGATATCGGGGCATATAGCCCGAATGGAAAAATCAAAACTCCTCATCTTGACCAACTCTCCGCAGACGGTATGCGTTTTACCGATGCACATACCTCCTCGGCGGTATGTACACCTACTCGATATGGCATAATGACCGGGCGGTACAACTGGCGGTCCACCCTGAAGAGCGGCGTGCTTTGGGGAGAGTCTGAAGCATTGATCGATACATCAAGAACTACGGTGCCATCCATGCTAAAGGAGCATGGTTATCATACAGCATATATCGGGAAGTGGCACTTGGGCTGGAACTGGGGCAGGGATGCAGAAGGAAATGTGGACTTCAGCAAGCCTGTGACGCACAATCCCAATGATAACGGATTTGACTATGCCTACGGCCATGCGGCTTCGCTGGACATTCCGCCTTATGTTTATGTCGAAAACGGAAAGGTAACTGCTTTACCGGTAGATTCTACAGAGAGTAAGGATAAATATGGCTGGTGGAGAAAAGGGGCAACCGGTGCTGATTTCGACCATGAAGATGTTACCCCTAATTTTTTTAGGAGAGGTATTAAATATGTGCAGGAAAGGGCCGCTTCCGATAAGCCGTTCTTCCTTTATTTGCCACTGCCATCACCACATACTCCGATCTTGCCCACTGCCGAATGGCAGGGAAAGAGTGGCTTAAATCCGTATGGGGACTTTGTGATGATGGTGGATGATTATGTGGGACAACTGATGGCTGCGGTAAAAGAGGCGGGGGTAGAAGAAAACACACTGGTCATCTTTGTTACCGATAACGGGTGTTCGCCTGCCGCAAAGCCTGAAGAATTGACCGCAAAAGGACATTATCCAAGTGGCCCCCACAGAGGTTACAAAGCCGATATTTATGAAGGTGGCCATAGAGTGCCCTTCATAGCTAAATGGCCAAAGGTCATCAAGGCAGGGTCAGTCAATGGCCAGACTATTTGTACTACCGATCTGATGGCTACCTGCGCGGCTATTGTGGGATACGAACTGAAGGATGAGGAGGGGGAAGATAGCTATAGTTTATTGCCGTTACTGGAAGGGAATGCTGGAGAAGAGGCCTTCCGGGAAGCTACGGTGCACCATTCCATAAACGGAAGCTTTGCGATCAGGAAGGGGGACTGGAAGCTGGCCATGTGTGCGGGATCCGGTGGATGGAGTCATCCTACCCCGAAGGAAGTAGCCATAATGGATACTTTACCTGCCGTTCAGTTGTTTAACCTGAAAGAAGACCCTGCGGAAACCATTAACCTCGAAGCGGAAAATCCCCAAAAAGTAGAAGAGCTAAAGACGTTATTGACCAAATATATTGCAGAAGGCAGGAGTACACCGGGAGCACCTCAGTCCAATGATGGGGACAAAGTTTGGAAACAACTGTGGTGGATGCAGTGA